In Kwoniella shandongensis chromosome 10, complete sequence, one genomic interval encodes:
- a CDS encoding peptidyl-prolyl cis-trans isomerase D: MPNTVTYFDITIGDAPAGRLTFELFDDVVPKTTENFKHLCLGDKTNAAGRQLAYAGSSFHRCIKGFMLQGGDFTRGDGTGGESIYGEKFEDEAFTLKHEKPMLLSMANAGPNTNGSQFFITTVPTPHLDGKHVVFGRVRSNRGLVRHIESIPTSSDKPNEEVKISAAGVLSEEEIAKEDEERKKAQESAAGEDIWEDYPQDEEGVDAEKADEALGVATKLKDVGTKEFKAGQFAIALDKYQKALRYLDVHPVLPDDAPAEQVEAFRSTRLPLLTNAALAALKISPPAAALAISLTTRALTLPNLTPAEKGKALYRRALAEIQKKDDEEAEKDLKAALEAVPGDAGVIKALKEVEAKRKERKEKERKAFAKMFG; the protein is encoded by the exons ATGCCCAACACCGTCACTTATTTCGATATCACCATTGGCGATGCTCCAGCCGGGAGACTGACTTTTGAGCTTTTCGACGACGTCGtgccaaag ACCACCGAAAACTTCAAACACCTCTGTCTTGGGGACAAGACCAACGCCGCGGGTCGACAACTCGCTTATGCCGGTTCAAGCTTTCACAGATGTATAAAGGGGTTCATGCTCCAAGGTGGTGACTTCACCAGAGGTGATGGTACTGGTGGAGAGTCTATCTATGGCGAGAAG TTTGAAGACGAGGCTTTCACCTTGAAGCACGAGAAACCAATGTTGCTCTCTATGGCAAATGCTGGACCTAACACCAACGGTTCTCaattcttcatcaccac CGTTCCAACTCCCCATCTTGACGGGAAGCACGTCGTCTTCGGCCGAGTGCGATCGAACCGTGGTCTTGTGAGACATATCGAGTCCATTCCTACCTCTTCCGACAAACCCAATGAGGAAGTAAAGATCTCCGCTGCGGGAGTATtgtcagaggaagagatcgctaaggaggatgaggaaaggaagaaggcacAAGAAAGTGCTGCGGGTGAAGATATCTGGGAAGATTATCctcaagatgaggaaggtgttGATGCTGAAAAGGCGGACGAGGCTTTGGGCGTAGccaccaagctcaaggacgTTGGCACAAA AGAATTTAAAGCTGGTCAATTTGCTATCGCTCTCGATAAATACCAAAAAGCACTCCGATATCTCGACGTTCATCCTGTCTTGCCGGATGATGCACCAGCTGAGCAAGTCGAAGCTTTCcgttcaac TCGTCTCCCCTTGCTCACCAATGCTGCATTGGCCGCACTCAAAATCTCCCCACCAGCCGCCGCCCTCGccatctccttgaccactCGCGCACTCACACTTCCCAACCTCACTCCTGCCGAAAAGGGTAAAGCCCTCTACAGACGAGCGCTCGCCGAGAtccagaagaaggatgacgaggaggctgagaaggattTGAAAGCTGCTTTGGAGGCTGTTCCTGGTGATGCTGGAGTGATTAAGGCTTtgaaggaggtcgaggcgaagagaaaggagaggaaggagaaggaaagaaaggcATTCGCGAAGATGTTCGGTTAA
- a CDS encoding nucleolar protein 58 codes for MLVLTETAVGFVVFKLSSDAKIDSKDLWKEFETPEGANKALKVQAIQRFTSTASAVEDLTAIQDGRLTDSLSKFLVDAVGGAGEADGEKKKKKKKLEEMLVVSDPKLASTIKSTLSIPVLSDSSTQDLYRGIRQQLASLLGGVDQKDLNTMSLGLGHSLSRFKLKFSTDKVDTMVIQAIALLDDLDKEINIYSMRTKEWYGWHFPEMAKIIVDNLAYARVVKAMGFRTNAVNTSFELILPEDLEATIKAAAELSMGTEISDSDMAHIHSLCDQVISITEYRTQLSEYLRNRMQAIAPNLTALVGELVGARLISHAGSLMNLAKHPASTVQILGAEKALFRALKTKHDTPKYGLIYHASLIGQAPQKLKGKMARMVATKAALSIRVDALSDADSRSDAAAAEVGITNRVKLESRLRALEHQAGIQSVRKVTSGVNGRQQPRFEMSGATGSYNSATDALPLDSVNGMLPTQPPAAVKQAVEAVLEVKEEKRAEKAQEGKEDKKDKKKKRKSEVADVTMEVDGDESMVAGETKEERRARKEAKKAAKAAKKAAEDGEGEKKSKKRRADDDEPETNGAVAPADGEKKKKKKKRESEA; via the exons aTGCTTGTCCTTACCGAGACCGCTGTCGGTTTCGTCGTCTTCAAGCTCAGCAGTGATGCCAAGATCGACTCAAAAGACCTTTGGAAGGAATTTGAAACACCTGAGGGTGCCAACAAGGC GCTTAAGGTGCAAGCTATCCAGAGATTCACTTCCACCGCTTCCGCCGTTGAAGACCTCACTGCCATTCAAGATGGTCGATTGACCGATTCTTTGTCGAAATTCTTGGTTGATGCTGTTGGAGGTGCTGGAGAAGCGGAtggagaaaagaagaagaagaagaagaagcttgaGGAGATGCTCGTCGTTTCAGACCCAAaacttg CCTCTACCATCAAATCTACTCTTTCTATTCCTGTGCTCTCCGACTCCTCCACCCAAGACTTGTACCGAGGTATTCGACAACAACTGGCTTCTCTGCTTGGTGGCGTTGACCAGAAGGATCTCAACACCATGTCTCTCGGTCTTGGTCACTCCCTTTCTCGATTCAAGCTCAAGTTCTCCACCGACAAGGTCGACACCATGGTCATCCAAGCTATTGCCCTTTTAGACGACCTTGACAAAGAGATCAACATCTACTCCATGAGGACCAAG GAATGGTACGGATGGCACTTCCCCGAAATGGCCAAGATTATCGTCGACAACCTCGCCTATGCCCGAGTTGTCAAGGCTATGG GTTTCCGAACCAACGCCGTGAATACTTCTTTCGAGCTCATCCTTCCCGAGGACCTCGAAGCTACCATCAAGGCTGCTGCCGAGCTTTCTATGGGTACCGAGATCTCTGACTCCGACATGGCCCACATCCACTCCCTTTGTGACCAAGTCATCTCCATTACCGAATACCGAACTCAGCTTTCCGAATACCTTCGAAATCGTATGCAAGCGATTGCTCCCAACCTCACTGCCCTTGTTGGTGAACTGGTCGGTGCTAGATTGATCAGTCACGCGGGATCTTTGATGAACTTGGCCAAGCACCCGGCATCTACTGTCCAGATTCTCGGTGCCGAGAAGGCTCTGTTCAGAGCGCTCAAGACCAAGCACGATACGCCCAAGTACGGTTTGATCTACCAC GCATCACTCATTGGTCAAGCACCTCAAAAATTGAAGGGAAAGATGGCTCGTATGGTTGCTACAAAGGCTGCTCTTTCTATCCGTGTCGATGCCCTTTCGGATGCCGACTCTCGATCCGATGCCGCTGCCGCCGAAGTCGGTATTACCAACCGAGTCAAGCTCGAATCCCGTCTACGTGCTCTCGAACATCAAGCTGGTATCCAGTCCGTCCGAAAGGTCACTTCTGGTGTCAACGGTCGTCAACAACCCCGATTCGAGATGTCTGGCGCGACTGGATCATATAACTCTGCTACCGACGCATTGCCTCTTGACAGCGTGAACGGAATGTTGCCGACTCAACCCCCAGCAGCCGTCAAGCAAGCCGTCGAGGCTGTGttggaggtcaaggaggagaagagagctgAGAAGGCTCaagagggcaaggaggacaagaaggacaagaagaagaagcgaaagagtGAAGTCGCCGATGTGACCATGGAGGTGGACGGCGATGAATCAATGGTAGCTGGTGAGACCaaggaagagcgaagagcGAGAAAAGAGGCCAAGAAGGCT GCCAAGGCAGCTAAGAAGGCAGCTGAGGAcggtgagggagagaagaagtccaagaagagaagggcagacgacgatgagcCAGAGACCAACGGAGCTGTCGCGCCTGCCGAcggagaaaagaagaagaagaagaagaagcgagagtcAGAGGCTTAA